In a genomic window of Perognathus longimembris pacificus isolate PPM17 chromosome 21, ASM2315922v1, whole genome shotgun sequence:
- the Msr1 gene encoding macrophage scavenger receptor types I and II, producing MEHQNLFHDQQEDNDSFSEPVKFDARSMRALLSPKPKNVPALHEKLKCFKAALITLYLLVFAVLIPIIGIMAAHLLKWDTKNCLVDSSQSAMRKGNDSEEEMRLQEVVTKHLNNTEERIQHILDIEANLIDEESFQNFSIKTDQRFDGFLLQLSALVTSVQEHGNTIDGISKSLISLNATLLETQLRVESLNSKLEEFTLKQQEEIRKLEEHMYNASAEIESMKEEQALVEGEMKREVKVLNNITNDLRLKDWEHSQTLRNITLIQGPPGPPGEKGDRGLIGLTGHPGLMGLRGPPGEKGDRGFPGSKGFPGPPGRTGRTGNPGSKGQKGEKGSYIGHLYS from the exons ATGGAGCATCAGAATCTATTTCATGACCAACAGGAGGACAATGACAGCTTTTCCGAACCTGTGAAATTCGATGCTCGCTCAATGAGggctttgctctctccca aaCCTAAAAATGTCCCTGCTCTTCACGAGAAGTTGAAGTGCTTCAAAGCTGCACTAATTACCCTCTATCTCCTCGTGTTTGCTGTCCTCATACCTATCATTGGAATAATGGCAG CTCATCTCTTAAAGTGGGACACAAAGAATTGCCTTGTTGATTCATCTCAAAGTgcaatgagaaaaggaaatgacagtgaagaggaaatgagacttCAAGAAGTTGTGACAAAACACCTGAACAACACGGAGGAGAGAATCCAACATATTTTAGACATAGAAGCCAATCTCATAGATGAAGAATCTTTCCAGAATTTCAGCATAAAGACTGATCAAAGATTTGATGGTTTTCTCCTCCAACTAAGTGCTTTGGTTACCTCAGTTCAGGAACATGGGAATACaatagatggaatctcaaagtccTTAATAAGCTTGAATGCTACCTTGCTTGAGACGCAGCTCCGTGTAGAATCATTGAATAGTAAACTCGAAGAGTTTACCTTGAAGCAGCAAGAG GAAATCCGTAAGTTAGAAGAGCACATGTATAATGCGTCAGCAGAAATTGAGTCTATGAAAGAAGAACAAGCACTTGTGGAAGGGGAAATGAAGAGAGAAGTGAAAGTACTGAATAACATCACTAACGACCTCAGGCTGAAGGACTGGGAGCAttctcagacactgagaaatatCACTTTGATTCAAG gtcctccaggacctccagggGAAAAAGGTGACAGAGGACTCATTGGACTAACTGGTCATCCAGGCCTGATGGGCCTGAGAG GTCCTCCAGGTGAAAAAGGTGACCGTGGCTTTCCTGGAAGTAAAGGATTCCCAGGACCACCAGGAAGGACAGGACGGACAG gaaaTCCTGGATCAAAAGGacaaaagggagaaaagggaagctACATAG GTCATCTTTACTCCTGA